TTCCGCTACCGCCGATACCTATGAAATGGATATTTTTAAATTTTTTTCTGAACATTTTACTCTCTTACTCTTGAAAATTTCGCTTGATAAACCTGATTATCCTTAATACAATCTGATTATTACTATGTCTGTAAAAAATATTTCTACTAACCCTTTTATCAATAACAAGGCCTGCTGCTTTCAATTTTAGAAGATGCCGTGAGACCGTTAAAAAAGGCATTTTGAGTTCTTTGG
This DNA window, taken from Elusimicrobiota bacterium, encodes the following:
- a CDS encoding metalloregulator ArsR/SmtB family transcription factor; protein product: MKIKIYSTKLFKALSNSKRIKILLFLFDVGELTVSDISKELKMPFLTVSRHLLKLKAAGLVIDKRVSRNIFYRHSNNQIVLRIIRFIKRNFQE